A region from the Lolium perenne isolate Kyuss_39 chromosome 4, Kyuss_2.0, whole genome shotgun sequence genome encodes:
- the LOC127293403 gene encoding uncharacterized protein, whose translation MASQLIPPSPPTPTAITCLSDDILREIFLRLPSLPSLVRAAFVCRAFRRAVRSSPAFRRSFRALHAPPLLALFLESNFEVAPAVPCPWRRCDPDLVATDFFEIGLSRHGDADAAGWEIESLSPTYDGYFILVKVGAEGSAAYNPLRQALDLYLGYTDLHLYTLSSEDGQAPSRVVCVIHEREQSDRVAVFSSDTMEWQIFPKNTLPPGDNAMTGRVMRGLIWWPNWMYNQIVVLDTTTFQFSLIDVPRHLMTGRGSSTYKLGETKDGKLCVVDIEDDALVSHLLTAGNDRWMLYKEFPLHPIVKSFTGCSMEEKDCHVRGEVVAVIDGFVYMSIFYCKNTQSCELYLSLCLETSEMSELFNDAYRYNLGVHPYIMAWPPSLVQSKEESETEFTGENIVDDDPMGTAEASTVLVTAVQSLSQALMDDGGSNKEISAKLDALLRPNKDGNGSLMSKITNFDAQLITARDRILRISP comes from the exons ATGGCTTCCCAGCTGATACCGCCGTCGCCGCCCACCCCCACCGCCATAACCTGTCTCAGCGACGACATCCTCCGCGAGATCTTCCTCCGCCTCCCGTCCCTCCCGAGCCTCGTCCGCGCGGCCTTCGTCTGCCGCGCCTTCCGCCGCGCCGTCCGCTCGTCCCCCGCCTTCCGCCGCAGTTTCCGCGCGCTCCACGCGCCGCCTCTCCTCGCGCTCTTCCTCGAGAGCAACTTTGAAGTGGCCCCGGCCGTTCCCTGCCCCTGGCGCCGGTGCGACCCGGACCTCGTCGCCACCGATTTCTTTGAGATCGGCCTCTCACGCCACGGCGACGCCGACGCTGCCGGGTGGGAGATCGAATCCCTCAGTCCTACCTACGATGGCTACTTCATCCTCGTCAAGGTGGGCGCTGAGGGGAGCGCCGCCTACAACCCGCTAAGGCAGGCACTGGATCTGTACCTCGGTTACACTGACCTTCATTTGTACACTCTCTCGTCCGAAGATGGCCAGGCGCCGTCCCGTGTGGTCTGTGTCATTCACGAGCGCGAACAATCGGACCGCGTCGCCGTCTTCTCATCTGACACCATGGAGTGGCAAATTTTTCCCAAGAATACGCTGCCGCCAGGTGACAATGCCATGACCGGCAGGGTGATGCGTGGGCTCATCTGGTGGCCAAACTGGATGTATAACCAAATTGTGGTGCTCGACACCACGACCTTTCAGTTCTCTTTAATCGATGTGCCGAGGCATTTGATGACAGGAAGGGGTAGTTCGACATATAAGCTTGGTGAGACCAAGGATGGGAAGCTCTGCGTGGTAGATATAGAGGATGATGCACTTGTTTCTCATTTATTGACAGCCGGCAATGATAGGTGGATGTTGTACAAGGAGTTCCCGTTGCACCCGATTGTTAAGAGTTTCACTGGATGCTCAATGGAGGAAAAGGACTGCCATGTCAGGGGGGAGGTTGTGGCGGTCATCGATGGATTCGTATACATGTCTATTTTCTACTGCAAGAACACACAATCTTGTGAGTTGTATCTATCCTTGTGCCTGGAAACATCGGAGATGAGCGAGCTCTTTAATGATGCATATCGGTATAATTTGGGGGTCCATCCCTACATCATGGCATGGCCTCCCTCTTTGGTACAAAGCAAG GAGGAATCAGAAACTGAATTCACTGGAGAAAATATTGTAGATGATGATCCTATGGGCACAGCAGAAGCTTCCACTGTGCTTGTCACCGCAGTGCAGTCACTGAGCCAAGCTCTGATGGATGACGGTGGCAGTAATAAAGAAATATCGGCAAAGTTAGATGCCTTATTGCGTCCCAACAAGGATGGCAATGGCTCTCTTATGAGCAAGATCACTAATTTTGATGCACAGTTGATAACTGCAAGAGACCGTATCTTGAGGATAAGTCCATGA